From one Amphiura filiformis chromosome 13, Afil_fr2py, whole genome shotgun sequence genomic stretch:
- the LOC140167789 gene encoding uncharacterized protein produces the protein MTDIKVYRGELVVSATAKHFLFPPGHAFDRCFGMPGQNTIHAYQRCYEVVVIGLDEDQEFPTGPEEFPTGVVLDWETCKAKAGCVYSAMVLNENELKELKGRITIGANGTTTCNDANALPAGCSRRRRAPAENRGAYNGELQPGTSYTAFTRAYIPIGGGEVEKVSSPLMDVITTDTSESSVGVVTIAIGVAVAILVCIIVVAVFFLWRRRQRIKAPVIETHDTLHGNDNTAFEMKSARKSSGVNDAQSLPLTFGHKRSLPSTPTDDTYTEPDSNHDDAENPYNNVGNYEYAIEEEDDSWEISWDSLMLGTTILGKGNFGEVREGVVWKNNKAIKVAVKFLKDGASLIAKKDFMDEFGTMTKIGSHPNIVTLIGACENKGILYVALELIPHGNLRSYLRQIRQDGSYVHRSEQLMKFAMDVANGMKHLENIGIIHRDLAARNVLLGNDYIAKVSDFGLSRDEDMYVKKSKTRVPIRWMAPESIQFSTYTSKSDVWSFGVLLWEIGSLGGTPYAKIVSKDIISMLRDGYRMPKPDKCVDDMYEVMTNCWQFEADLRPTFRELHRSFNRMLEENMIYMAVEPYENAQLIELAPINTDLDDR, from the exons ATGACcgatataaaagtgtacaggggcgagctgGTTGTCAGTGCCACGGcgaaacacttcctgtttccaccgggacatgcatTCGACCGTTGTTTTGGGATGCCTGGCCAGAAtacaattcacgcgtaccaacg ATGCTATGAGGTTGTAGTGATCGGATTGGATGAAGATCAAGAATTTCCGACTGGTCCTGAAGAGTTCCCTACGGGAGTGGTTCTTGATTGGGAGACATGCAAAGCCAAGGCTGGCTGTGTGTATTCAGCCATGGTTTTgaatga GAACGAATTAAAAGAATTGAAAGGACGGATCACTATTGGAGCAAACGGAACAACAACGTGCAATGATGCGAATGCTTTACCCGCTGGATGCAGCAGAAGACGACGAGCACCTGCCGAGAATCGAGGAGCTTATAATGGTGAATTACAGCCTGGTACATCATATACAGCATTCACTAGAGCTTATATACCAATCGGTGGCGGAGAG GTAGAAAAAGTCTCAAGTCCTTTGATGGATGTTATAACTACAGATA CATCAGAAAGCTCTGTAGGAGTGGTGACAATTGCAATTGGTGTAGCGGTGGCTATTTTGGTTTGTATAATCGTGGTTGCTGTATTTTTCCTTTGGAGGCGGAGGCAACGCATTAAGGCGCCTGTGATTGAAACACATGACACACTGCATGGGAATGATAATACCGCGTTTGAAATG AAATCTGCAAGAAAGTCAAGTGGCGTTAACGATGCACAAAGCCTTCCATTAACCTTCGGCCATAAAAGGTCTTTACCATCAACGCCCACTGATGACACCTACACAGAGCCTGACAGCAATCACGACGATGCCGAAAACCCCTACAACAACGTCGGAAATTACGAGTATGCCATAGAAGAAGAGGACGATTCGTGGGAAATTTCTTGGGATAGTTTAATGCTTGGAACAACTATTCTGGGAAAGGGGAACTTTGGAGAAGTCCGTGAAGGCGTTGTTTGGAAAAATAATAAGGCTATCAAGGTTGCAGTGAAGTTTTTGAAAG ACGGTGCTTCATTGATTGCGAAAAAGGATTTCATGGATGAATTTGGTACAATGACTAAAATTGGCAGTCATCCCAATATTGTTACGTTGATTGGAGCATGTGAGAATAAAG GCATACTTTATGTGGCACTGGAGTTAATTCCGCATGGCAATTTGCGTTCCTATCTGAGGCAAATACGTCAAGACGGAAGTTACGTCCACCGATCTGAGCAACTGATGAAATTTGCGATGGATGTTGCCAATGGAATGAAACACCTTGAGAATATCGGG ATAATTCACCGAGATTTGGCGGCCAGAAATGTTCTGCTGGGCAATGATTATATCGCCAAAGTATCCGACTTTGGTTTGTCAAGAGATGAGGATATGTATGTCAAGAAATCGAAG ACTCGTGTTCCCATACGTTGGATGGCTCCTGAGTCGATTCAATTCTCAACATACACCAGTAAGAGTGACGT GTGGTCGTTTGGTGTATTGCTGTGGGAAATAGGATCCTTGG GAGGGACTCCATACGCCAAGATTGTGTCCAAGGATATCATTTCAATGCTGAGAGATGGCTATCGTATGCCCAAACCTGACAAATGTGTTGATGATAT GTATGAGGTGATGACAAACTGCTGGCAGTTTGAAGCAGATCTTCGTCCAACTTTTCGGGAGCTTCATCGTAGTTTCAACCGCATGTTGGAGGAAAATATG ATTTACATGGCCGTGGAGCCTTATGAGAATGCACAGCTCATTGAGCTAGCACCAATCAACACTGATCTGGATGACCGCTGA